One Bradyrhizobium manausense DNA segment encodes these proteins:
- a CDS encoding YncE family protein, with protein sequence MKRILAFTTLLCLSGFSSMPAWSGQAPGSSAAADIPVSHHDRVYAAEQFSNTVSVTDPVDNKLLGVIRLGAPSPANLSPLYRGQLLVHGMGFSPDHRTLAVVSIGSNSVTFIDTATNMVKHTTYVGRSPHEAFFTPDGREVWVTVRGENYVAVLDPVSYAEKARIVLANGPGMQIFSPDGKYGYVCSSFNPEVTVISVADHSIVGKVAQASPFCPDLAATPDGTQVWFTLKDIGKTQVFDARPPFNLIKTLDTGPITNHVNIVRNANGQFAYITVGGLNEIQVYRTDDFTKVATIEVGRLPHGIWPSGDGSRVYVGLENDDQLAAIDTLTNRVIANIPIGQAPQAVAYVPDAVPVARESGNGAMSVMDDTTRPETTNLQQLGIAGQVAHFTMASVGQASEHPKALTSVSLFDQGLSQVLQAAATGLEPKHAYVLALATHADGSGELEPLAGFMTNPAGSAIVNALGPIRQIVQSDTPDSRRYLVIAPGSMTEVGKPVQIQAP encoded by the coding sequence ATGAAGCGAATTCTCGCGTTCACAACGTTGCTGTGCCTGTCGGGCTTTTCGTCGATGCCGGCCTGGAGCGGACAAGCGCCGGGGTCGTCGGCCGCAGCGGACATTCCCGTCAGCCACCACGATCGAGTCTATGCGGCCGAGCAGTTCTCCAACACGGTCTCGGTCACCGATCCCGTCGACAACAAGCTGCTCGGCGTCATCAGGCTGGGCGCGCCCTCGCCGGCGAATCTCAGTCCGCTCTACCGCGGACAGCTGCTCGTGCACGGCATGGGATTTTCACCCGATCACCGCACGCTGGCCGTGGTCTCGATCGGATCCAACTCCGTCACCTTCATCGACACCGCGACCAACATGGTCAAGCACACGACCTATGTCGGCCGCTCTCCGCATGAAGCCTTCTTCACGCCCGACGGCAGGGAAGTCTGGGTCACCGTGCGCGGCGAGAACTACGTCGCCGTGCTCGATCCCGTCAGCTACGCGGAGAAAGCGCGGATCGTGCTGGCGAACGGACCGGGGATGCAGATCTTCTCGCCCGACGGCAAATACGGCTATGTCTGCTCGTCGTTCAATCCGGAGGTCACCGTCATCTCGGTCGCCGATCATTCCATCGTCGGCAAGGTCGCGCAGGCAAGCCCGTTCTGTCCTGATCTCGCAGCCACGCCAGATGGCACGCAGGTCTGGTTCACGTTGAAGGATATCGGCAAGACGCAGGTCTTCGACGCCCGGCCTCCCTTCAACCTGATCAAGACGCTGGATACGGGCCCGATCACCAACCACGTCAACATCGTCCGTAACGCGAACGGACAGTTCGCCTACATCACCGTCGGCGGCCTGAACGAGATCCAGGTCTACCGCACCGACGACTTCACCAAGGTCGCGACCATCGAGGTCGGCAGGCTACCCCACGGCATCTGGCCGTCGGGCGATGGCTCGCGGGTCTATGTCGGGCTGGAGAATGATGACCAGCTCGCTGCGATCGACACGCTCACGAACCGCGTGATTGCTAACATCCCGATCGGCCAGGCACCTCAGGCCGTCGCCTATGTGCCCGATGCGGTGCCTGTTGCGCGCGAGTCCGGCAATGGCGCCATGAGCGTGATGGACGATACGACCCGTCCCGAAACGACGAATTTGCAGCAGCTCGGTATTGCCGGCCAGGTCGCGCACTTCACCATGGCCTCAGTCGGTCAAGCCTCCGAGCACCCGAAGGCGCTGACCAGCGTCAGCCTGTTCGACCAGGGCCTTTCGCAGGTGTTGCAGGCCGCAGCCACAGGTCTGGAGCCGAAACACGCTTACGTGTTGGCGCTCGCCACGCATGCCGACGGCAGCGGCGAGCTCGAACCTCTGGCAGGCTTCATGACCAACCCGGCGGGATCGGCGATCGTGAACGCGCTCGGTCCGATCCGTCAGATTGTGCAGAGCGACACGCCGGACTCGCGTCGCTATCTCGTGATCGCGCCCGGCTCCATGACCGAGGTTGGAAAACCGGTCCAGATCCAGGCGCCCTAA
- a CDS encoding DUF305 domain-containing protein codes for MWKTLAVALPLSVVAYAGGARFGSQPVHMASQMMMSELCGDEAPFMAENQTAMHRMMSDMDIAPSGDVDRDFSAMMIPHHRAAIAMAQSELRYGRNESLRRIAQEIIVDQQQEIAVMRLALDQPPPTTTAALVRKQREK; via the coding sequence ATGTGGAAGACCCTCGCGGTCGCCCTGCCGCTGTCCGTCGTCGCATACGCGGGCGGCGCCAGGTTCGGCAGCCAACCCGTGCATATGGCATCGCAGATGATGATGTCCGAGCTGTGCGGCGATGAAGCGCCGTTCATGGCTGAGAACCAGACCGCGATGCATCGCATGATGAGCGACATGGACATCGCGCCATCGGGCGATGTCGATCGGGATTTCTCCGCCATGATGATCCCGCACCACCGCGCCGCCATCGCGATGGCGCAGTCCGAATTGCGTTACGGCCGGAACGAATCCCTGCGGCGCATCGCCCAGGAAATCATTGTCGATCAGCAGCAGGAGATCGCCGTCATGCGGCTTGCGCTTGATCAACCGCCGCCGACAACCACAGCGGCACTGGTTCGCAAACAACGGGAAAAATAG
- the cysK gene encoding cysteine synthase A — MDASSKTGAGHQPGRGRIYDSIVEAFGDTPVVRLRRLPGMHGVNATILAKLEYFNPAASVKDRIGAAMIIAMEKAGIIKPDTVLIEPTSGNTGIALAYVAASRGYRLKLVMPESMSVERRKMLAFLGAELVLTPAAQGMKGAIAAAEELLKTTPNSVMPQQFKNLANPEVHRRTTAEEIWNDTSGNIDFFVAGVGTGGTITGVGQVLKPRKASLRVVAVEPEESPVLSGGQHTPHKIQGLGAGFVPDILDRSVIDEIVKINSTTAIEMSRALARHEGIPGGISSGAAIAAALEIGRRPEAAGKTILAIVPSFSERYLSTVLFEGI; from the coding sequence ATGGACGCATCGTCCAAAACGGGCGCAGGACACCAACCCGGCCGCGGCCGCATCTATGACTCGATCGTGGAGGCTTTTGGCGACACGCCGGTCGTGCGCTTGCGTCGGCTGCCGGGCATGCATGGCGTCAATGCGACCATTCTCGCCAAGCTTGAATATTTCAATCCGGCCGCGAGCGTGAAGGATCGCATCGGCGCGGCCATGATCATCGCCATGGAGAAGGCGGGCATCATCAAGCCCGACACCGTGCTGATCGAACCGACTTCCGGCAACACCGGCATCGCGCTCGCCTACGTTGCGGCGTCGCGTGGTTACCGTTTGAAGCTGGTGATGCCCGAATCGATGTCGGTCGAGCGGCGCAAGATGCTCGCCTTCCTCGGCGCCGAGCTGGTGCTGACGCCGGCCGCCCAGGGCATGAAAGGCGCGATCGCCGCGGCCGAAGAGCTCCTGAAGACGACGCCGAATTCGGTGATGCCGCAGCAGTTCAAGAACCTCGCCAATCCCGAGGTGCATCGTCGCACCACGGCGGAGGAGATCTGGAACGATACATCAGGCAACATCGACTTCTTCGTCGCCGGCGTCGGCACGGGCGGGACCATCACCGGTGTCGGTCAGGTGCTGAAGCCGCGCAAGGCCTCCTTACGCGTGGTGGCGGTGGAGCCCGAAGAGAGCCCGGTGCTGTCGGGCGGCCAGCATACGCCGCACAAGATCCAGGGTCTCGGCGCGGGCTTCGTGCCCGACATTCTCGATCGTTCGGTGATCGACGAGATCGTCAAGATCAACTCGACCACTGCAATCGAGATGTCGCGGGCGCTGGCGCGGCATGAGGGCATCCCGGGCGGGATCTCCTCGGGGGCGGCGATCGCCGCAGCGCTCGAAATCGGCAGGCGGCCGGAAGCTGCGGGAAAAACCATCCTGGCTATAGTGCCGTCCTTCTCCGAGCGTTATCTTTCGACAGTGTTGTTTGAGGGAATCTAG
- a CDS encoding BrnA antitoxin family protein has product MADQPPRRPRTLGDARTEAEAAFKKVTAKVAAPLPKQNVAPGIKEQVTLRIDQDVLEFFQQGGPGWQDRINEALRKAAGK; this is encoded by the coding sequence ATGGCGGATCAACCACCGAGGCGGCCGCGGACATTGGGCGATGCGCGCACCGAAGCAGAGGCCGCATTCAAGAAGGTGACGGCAAAGGTCGCTGCGCCGCTCCCGAAGCAGAACGTGGCGCCTGGCATCAAGGAACAGGTCACGCTGCGAATTGATCAGGATGTGCTGGAGTTCTTCCAGCAGGGTGGTCCCGGTTGGCAGGACCGCATCAACGAGGCACTGCGCAAGGCTGCGGGGAAGTAA
- a CDS encoding caspase family protein → MRTLTIIVSLMCMALSVSAAKADRRVAFVVGNGAYKNVAQLPNPPIDAKAMAATLRNVGFEVIEGSNLTRDQMTEKLLDFGRKAQGSDVAVFYYAGHGIAVGGTNYLLPVDADIKSEMDVKLGAAINIDLTLDQTMGDAKVKLVFLDACRDNPFAAKIKSNSATRSVNVGSGLAEMKSGEGTLIAFATGPGQTALDGQEGNNSPFTRALIDNITKPGVEIQQAMTSVRAQVNEETHKGQLPWGHTNLIGAVYLNQAPATQVANAAPTASSGAPAAAATSNSDGVELEYWRSVKETNKPEELNAYLSTYPNGQFKALALARLAAIQNGPSTTTRNLNAGVDPATFTDPASQLTEDQIGLDKGQRRDVQRRLNGLGFDTKVTGAFNDETRTVLKRWQAARGYPSTGFLNKLQHKALLSEIVAAAPATASEDSPKPARRAPAQAQSAPAPRHSGGGGGGDAGAAFVGGVVGGMMGGMFRR, encoded by the coding sequence ATGCGCACTCTCACCATCATCGTTTCGCTGATGTGCATGGCGCTGTCGGTCAGCGCCGCGAAGGCGGACCGCCGCGTCGCCTTCGTCGTCGGCAACGGTGCCTACAAGAACGTCGCACAATTGCCCAACCCGCCGATCGACGCAAAAGCCATGGCGGCCACCCTGCGCAATGTCGGCTTCGAGGTGATTGAAGGATCCAACCTCACCCGCGACCAGATGACGGAGAAGCTGCTCGATTTCGGCCGCAAGGCACAGGGCTCCGACGTCGCAGTGTTCTATTATGCCGGCCACGGCATCGCCGTCGGCGGCACCAACTATCTCCTGCCTGTCGATGCCGACATCAAGTCGGAGATGGACGTCAAGCTCGGCGCCGCCATCAACATCGACCTGACGCTCGACCAGACCATGGGCGATGCCAAGGTCAAGCTGGTGTTCCTCGACGCCTGCCGCGACAATCCGTTTGCCGCCAAGATCAAGTCGAACTCCGCCACCCGCAGCGTCAATGTCGGCAGCGGTCTCGCCGAGATGAAATCCGGCGAAGGTACGCTGATCGCATTCGCCACCGGCCCCGGCCAGACCGCGCTCGACGGCCAGGAGGGCAACAACAGCCCCTTTACCCGCGCGCTGATCGACAACATCACCAAGCCCGGCGTCGAGATCCAGCAGGCGATGACCTCGGTCCGCGCGCAGGTGAACGAGGAGACCCACAAGGGCCAGCTGCCCTGGGGCCACACCAATTTGATTGGCGCGGTTTACCTCAATCAGGCGCCGGCCACCCAGGTCGCCAATGCGGCACCGACGGCCTCGAGCGGCGCGCCGGCGGCCGCGGCCACCAGCAACTCCGACGGTGTCGAGCTCGAGTACTGGCGCTCGGTGAAGGAAACCAACAAGCCGGAAGAGCTCAACGCCTATCTCTCCACCTATCCAAACGGCCAGTTCAAGGCACTGGCGCTGGCGCGGCTCGCCGCGATTCAGAACGGGCCGTCGACCACGACCCGCAACCTCAATGCCGGCGTTGATCCCGCAACATTCACCGATCCCGCCAGCCAGCTCACCGAAGACCAGATCGGCCTCGACAAGGGGCAGCGCCGCGACGTGCAGCGCCGCCTCAACGGCCTCGGCTTCGACACCAAGGTCACTGGCGCGTTCAACGACGAGACCCGCACCGTGCTGAAGCGCTGGCAGGCCGCCCGCGGCTATCCGTCGACGGGCTTCCTGAACAAGCTCCAGCACAAGGCCTTGCTCTCCGAGATCGTGGCGGCCGCACCGGCCACTGCGAGCGAGGACAGCCCAAAGCCGGCCCGCCGTGCCCCTGCACAGGCCCAGAGCGCTCCCGCGCCGCGTCACAGCGGCGGCGGTGGTGGCGGTGACGCCGGCGCAGCCTTCGTGGGCGGCGTGGTTGGCGGCATGATGGGCGGCATGTTCCGCCGCTGA
- a CDS encoding DMT family transporter: MSTTPSRTMAALWMAGWLSLMLVMAVAGRETTRDLNVFQIMEVRSLIGFTLLLPIIYRSGGFKAVATKRLPQHLARNGVHYFAQLGWFYALTLIGIGQVVAIEFTMPIWTALLAATFLAERMTVWKIAAVALGVVGVVMIVRPATGEINPGQLIALGAAIGFSISMALAKSLTRTESALSILFWMIMVQMVVGFVPTLYVWAWPSATLWGWLFVIGVCGTFSHYCLASALRYADATIVVPMDFLRVPLTATAGWLLYSERLDAWTVLGAALILCGNLLNLKPATSPVPARAQ, from the coding sequence ATGAGCACAACACCGTCACGAACGATGGCCGCGCTGTGGATGGCCGGCTGGCTGTCCCTGATGCTGGTCATGGCGGTGGCCGGGCGCGAGACCACGCGCGACCTGAACGTTTTCCAGATCATGGAGGTTCGCTCGCTGATCGGCTTCACGCTGCTGCTGCCGATCATCTACAGGTCCGGCGGCTTCAAGGCCGTCGCGACCAAGCGTCTGCCCCAGCACCTCGCTCGCAACGGCGTGCATTATTTCGCGCAGCTCGGATGGTTCTACGCGTTGACGCTGATCGGAATCGGCCAGGTCGTCGCGATCGAATTCACGATGCCGATCTGGACCGCGCTGCTCGCCGCAACCTTCCTGGCCGAGCGCATGACCGTCTGGAAGATCGCGGCCGTCGCGCTTGGCGTCGTCGGCGTCGTCATGATCGTGCGGCCGGCCACCGGCGAGATCAATCCGGGCCAGTTGATCGCGCTCGGGGCCGCGATCGGCTTCAGCATCTCCATGGCTCTGGCGAAATCGCTGACCCGGACCGAAAGCGCATTATCGATCCTGTTCTGGATGATCATGGTCCAGATGGTCGTCGGCTTCGTGCCGACGCTCTACGTCTGGGCCTGGCCGTCGGCCACGCTCTGGGGCTGGCTCTTCGTCATCGGGGTCTGCGGCACTTTTTCGCACTACTGCCTGGCCAGCGCGCTGCGCTATGCGGACGCGACGATCGTGGTTCCCATGGACTTCCTGCGGGTTCCCCTCACCGCGACCGCGGGCTGGCTGCTGTATTCCGAGCGGCTCGACGCCTGGACTGTCCTCGGCGCGGCCCTGATCCTGTGCGGCAATCTGCTCAATTTGAAGCCGGCCACCAGCCCCGTTCCCGCCCGCGCGCAGTGA
- a CDS encoding RidA family protein, with translation MRILQPAEWKKPRGFSHGVVAEGPGRWIVLAGQTGGDEAGNYESDMAAQVATALKRIIKLLAEAGAGPEHIVRLTWYLTSRGEYEAAGAGIGAAWKETLGRNFPPSTLLYIGGLVDDRAKVEIEVTAFVPNP, from the coding sequence ATGCGTATCTTGCAGCCAGCCGAATGGAAAAAGCCGCGTGGTTTCTCGCATGGCGTGGTGGCGGAGGGGCCGGGCCGCTGGATCGTGCTGGCCGGGCAGACTGGCGGCGATGAGGCCGGCAATTACGAATCCGACATGGCCGCCCAGGTCGCGACTGCGCTGAAGCGGATCATCAAGCTGCTCGCAGAGGCCGGCGCCGGCCCCGAGCATATCGTGCGCCTGACCTGGTACCTGACCAGCCGCGGCGAATACGAGGCCGCGGGCGCCGGCATCGGTGCGGCCTGGAAGGAGACGCTCGGACGCAATTTCCCTCCGTCGACGCTGCTCTATATCGGCGGCCTCGTCGACGACCGCGCCAAGGTCGAGATCGAGGTCACGGCGTTCGTGCCGAACCCATAA
- a CDS encoding formyltransferase family protein, producing the protein MRITLVGSRHFGVTTLNMLREHGVGVVRVVVADADDRLAATAKAAGIEVVVQADPKLVVASEIAPDTDLIITAHSHARIGKDALAAAKLGGIGYHPSLLPRHRGKAAVEWTIKEGDPIAGGTIYHLAERMDAGAIAAQEWCFVKKGETARELWERALAPLGLKLLADVIDYAKVHKALPSKAQDEQFATSAPSLS; encoded by the coding sequence ATGCGCATTACCCTCGTCGGCTCCCGCCATTTCGGCGTGACCACCCTGAACATGCTCCGCGAACACGGCGTTGGGGTCGTGCGGGTCGTGGTGGCCGACGCCGACGACCGCCTGGCCGCGACCGCCAAGGCTGCCGGCATCGAGGTGGTGGTGCAGGCCGATCCAAAGCTGGTGGTGGCCTCCGAGATCGCCCCCGACACCGACCTGATCATCACGGCCCATAGCCATGCCCGGATCGGCAAGGACGCGCTGGCGGCCGCCAAGCTCGGCGGGATCGGCTATCACCCCTCGCTGCTGCCGCGCCATCGCGGCAAGGCCGCGGTGGAATGGACGATCAAGGAAGGCGACCCGATCGCCGGCGGCACGATCTATCATCTTGCCGAGCGTATGGACGCCGGCGCCATCGCCGCCCAGGAATGGTGCTTCGTGAAGAAGGGCGAGACCGCCCGCGAGCTCTGGGAGCGTGCACTGGCTCCGCTCGGCCTCAAGCTGCTGGCCGATGTGATCGACTATGCCAAGGTCCACAAGGCCCTGCCGTCCAAGGCGCAGGACGAGCAGTTCGCGACCTCCGCCCCAAGCCTGTCCTAA
- a CDS encoding acetoacetate--CoA ligase, giving the protein MTAPFVPQIALYRNWLAARRGLTFSNYEEMRQWSVRDLDAFWRSIWDYYDLQSPTPFAAAITERKMPGAVWFPGANVNYARQVFRHVDAAHAAGLPAIVSSGEDGRLHETSWPALRRKAAALALHLKDKGIKPGDRIAAYLPNIAETIIAFLASASIGAVWSLCAPDMAAPAVIDRFKQIEPKVLIACDAVTYAGRKHDRKDVVAELRRSLPSVEHVILHSEAAAPAAPDALLSEINARTSAAIDAFEPMWLPFDHPLWIVYSSGTTGLPKPIVHGHGGIVIVVLALLGLHNDIGCSYHENSFGERYHWYSSTGWIMWNSQVGGLLSGTTCCIFDGSPGGTRDKPDWSTLWRFVAQSKATFFGAGAAFFANCTKAEIDLTAAGDLSRLRCLGSTGSPLSADTQAWFNARFAGLSKINGSAAQADIWWANISGGTDFAGAFIGGNRELPQTPGAMQCRLLGAAVEAFSEQGRAVIDEVGELVCTEPMPSMPLYFWNDKGNARYLASYFETYPDNFDGSGRGPVWRHGDWLKINPDGSCVIYGRSDATINRHGLRMGTSELYSAIEALPEVLDSLVVDLEYLGRDSYMPLFVVLREGVAFDSAMLARINKAIEAGLSRRFLPNEIFAVAEIPRTLSGKKQELPIKKLLLGQPVEKVINKEAMANPACLDWYLAFARDYLARTAA; this is encoded by the coding sequence GCCGTTTGCGGCCGCCATCACCGAGCGCAAGATGCCCGGCGCGGTCTGGTTTCCCGGCGCTAACGTGAACTATGCGCGGCAGGTGTTCCGGCATGTCGACGCGGCGCATGCCGCGGGCCTGCCCGCGATCGTCAGCAGCGGCGAGGATGGCCGGCTTCATGAGACCAGCTGGCCGGCGCTGCGGCGCAAGGCAGCCGCGCTCGCGCTGCATCTGAAGGACAAGGGGATCAAGCCCGGCGACCGCATTGCGGCCTATCTGCCCAACATCGCCGAGACCATCATCGCGTTTCTCGCCAGCGCCAGCATCGGCGCGGTCTGGAGCCTCTGCGCCCCCGATATGGCCGCGCCTGCCGTGATCGACCGCTTCAAGCAGATCGAACCGAAGGTGCTGATCGCCTGCGATGCCGTCACCTATGCCGGCCGCAAGCACGACCGCAAGGACGTCGTCGCCGAGTTGCGGCGATCGCTGCCGTCAGTCGAGCACGTCATCCTGCACAGCGAAGCCGCCGCGCCTGCGGCACCGGACGCCCTGCTCTCCGAGATCAACGCAAGGACGAGCGCTGCGATCGACGCCTTCGAGCCGATGTGGCTGCCGTTCGATCATCCGCTCTGGATCGTCTATTCCAGCGGCACCACCGGGCTGCCGAAGCCGATCGTGCATGGCCATGGCGGCATCGTCATCGTGGTGCTGGCGCTGCTCGGCCTGCACAACGACATCGGCTGCTCCTACCACGAGAATTCGTTCGGCGAGCGTTATCACTGGTACTCGTCGACCGGCTGGATCATGTGGAACAGCCAGGTCGGCGGGCTGCTGAGCGGCACCACCTGCTGCATTTTCGACGGCAGCCCCGGCGGCACCCGGGACAAGCCCGACTGGTCCACACTGTGGCGTTTCGTGGCGCAGTCGAAAGCGACCTTCTTCGGCGCCGGCGCGGCGTTCTTTGCCAACTGCACCAAGGCGGAGATCGATCTCACCGCCGCCGGCGATCTGTCGCGGCTGCGCTGCCTCGGCTCGACCGGCTCGCCGCTCAGCGCCGACACGCAGGCCTGGTTCAACGCGCGCTTCGCCGGCTTGTCGAAAATCAACGGCAGCGCGGCGCAGGCCGACATCTGGTGGGCGAACATTTCCGGCGGCACCGATTTCGCCGGCGCTTTCATCGGTGGCAACCGCGAATTGCCGCAGACGCCGGGCGCGATGCAGTGCCGCCTGCTCGGCGCCGCCGTCGAAGCCTTCAGCGAACAGGGCCGCGCCGTGATCGACGAGGTCGGCGAGCTCGTCTGCACCGAGCCGATGCCGTCGATGCCGCTCTATTTCTGGAACGACAAGGGCAACGCGCGCTATCTCGCCAGCTATTTCGAGACCTATCCCGATAATTTCGACGGCAGCGGTCGCGGCCCCGTCTGGCGGCACGGCGACTGGCTCAAGATCAATCCGGACGGCTCCTGCGTGATCTACGGCCGCAGCGATGCGACCATCAACCGGCACGGGCTGCGCATGGGCACCAGCGAGCTCTATTCCGCGATCGAGGCGCTGCCGGAGGTGCTCGACAGCCTCGTCGTCGACCTCGAATATCTCGGGCGCGACAGCTACATGCCGCTGTTCGTCGTGCTGCGCGAAGGCGTTGCCTTCGACAGCGCGATGTTGGCCAGGATCAACAAGGCGATCGAGGCCGGCCTGTCCCGCCGCTTCCTGCCGAACGAGATTTTTGCGGTCGCAGAGATCCCGCGCACGCTGTCCGGCAAGAAGCAGGAGCTGCCGATCAAGAAGCTGCTGCTCGGCCAGCCCGTCGAGAAAGTCATCAACAAGGAGGCGATGGCCAATCCCGCCTGCCTCGACTGGTACCTCGCCTTTGCGCGCGACTATCTGGCGCGAACCGCGGCCTGA